Proteins encoded within one genomic window of Episyrphus balteatus chromosome 1, idEpiBalt1.1, whole genome shotgun sequence:
- the LOC129907119 gene encoding CD63 antigen-like yields the protein MNCLAHIIKYILFVCNLVFLICGVLLIVFGSLAISSLKEFLTFTEANSTSFLPICILILGCIIFLVSFLGCCGAIKDSRCLVNSYCICMLILLILQIAVIVYAWFFKSTLLDNMGEVVDHAWQIHDSQPGFMDSLQLSYKCCGYQNGSIDYTGNGQSIPPSCCGSLTAVCDPIHAATMPGCKTQFLDFWGSNTNIIKYAGLAVAGVECIALILGWFLSSSIKVSQKDNRTH from the exons attTGTGGTGTTCTACTCATAGTTTTTGGATCTCTTGCGATATCAAGTTTGAAAGAATTCTTAACGTTTACTGAAGCTAATTCAACAAGTTTTCTGCCAATATGCATTTTAATCCTTGGATGTATCATATTTCTAGTTTCATTCCTTGGATGTTGTGGAGCAATAAAAGATAGTCGATGCCTTGTCAATAGC taTTGCATTTGTATGCTGATTTTATTAATCTTACAAATTGCAGTAATTGTTTATGCATGGTTCTTCAAAAGTACATTATTAGACAATATGGGTGAAGTTGTAGATCATGCATGGCAAATTCATGATAGTCAGCCAGGCTTCATGGATTCTCTTCAATTAAGT TATAAATGTTGTGGATATCAAAATGGATCTATCGATTATACAGGAAATGGTCAGTCTATACCACCTTCGTGTTGTGGTTCCTTGACTGCTGTGTGTGACCCCATTCATGCTGCTACTATGCCTGGTTGTAAAACACAGTTTTTAGACTTTTGGGGATCGAATACTAATATAATTAAATACGCTGGATTAGCTGTAGCAGGTGTTGAG tgtaTTGCACTCATACTGGGATGGTTCCTTTCATCGAGTATTAAAGTAAGCCAAAAAGACAATAGAACGCATTAG